One Methanocalculus natronophilus DNA segment encodes these proteins:
- a CDS encoding LSM domain-containing protein, with protein MVSSIVLPIKKVNSLVESKIIVEIKDDGRRFQGRLIAVDEYLNLHMEEATEIAPEANERNLGSVVIRGNNILSIAPVL; from the coding sequence ATGGTGTCAAGTATCGTATTGCCGATAAAAAAGGTAAATTCTCTTGTTGAATCAAAAATTATTGTAGAAATCAAGGATGACGGGAGGAGATTTCAGGGAAGGCTGATCGCGGTAGATGAATATCTGAACCTCCACATGGAAGAGGCTACCGAGATTGCTCCGGAAGCAAATGAGAGGAATCTCGGTTCTGTTGTCATTCGCGGGAACAATATTCTGAGCATCGCGCCAGTACTCTGA
- a CDS encoding Lrp/AsnC family transcriptional regulator: MTGDLFDEALRMIQSKSEGVLQSELWKLLDVDSRKCSRIVKKLVDSGLVDRQEYRKNGIKTFILKSTKKRVIDPDLLMAGDHLVPCVGCERECVVWTCDLLLDWMYELAVSDFEE; this comes from the coding sequence ATGACTGGTGACCTGTTCGATGAAGCACTCCGGATGATACAGTCAAAGAGCGAAGGTGTTCTACAGAGTGAACTATGGAAGCTCCTTGATGTTGATTCCAGGAAATGCTCGAGGATTGTAAAGAAGCTTGTGGATTCCGGCCTGGTTGACCGGCAGGAATACCGCAAAAACGGTATTAAGACCTTTATCCTCAAATCCACAAAAAAGAGGGTGATCGATCCTGATCTTCTCATGGCCGGCGATCACCTGGTGCCGTGTGTGGGTTGCGAGCGTGAGTGTGTGGTCTGGACCTGTGATCTCCTTCTTGACTGGATGTATGAGCTCGCCGTCTCTGACTTTGAAGAGTGA
- a CDS encoding archaellin/type IV pilin N-terminal domain-containing protein — MEPVKSDDGVSQVQAVVILVALTFILAALLLLMLHIPLWWGESNSMQPEVFAITELIHHCETGRLNYDSRITIRHTGTAVFRNDDLRAEIFVNDRNTGALIFTMNAHRFISTYHIGVQRLWGIGSTGFYWYPGELVYIDMTDGTFRPGDSVRLDVYDRESGSLISRSERTA, encoded by the coding sequence GTGGAACCAGTCAAATCCGATGATGGCGTCTCCCAGGTTCAGGCAGTTGTGATCCTGGTTGCCCTGACCTTCATTCTCGCTGCTCTCCTCTTACTCATGCTGCATATTCCTCTCTGGTGGGGAGAAAGCAACAGTATGCAGCCTGAGGTGTTTGCCATCACTGAGCTGATTCACCATTGTGAAACAGGCAGGCTCAATTATGACAGCAGGATTACCATACGCCATACCGGTACGGCGGTTTTTCGAAATGATGATCTCAGGGCCGAGATCTTTGTCAATGACAGGAACACCGGAGCCCTGATATTTACCATGAATGCACACCGTTTCATATCGACTTACCATATCGGTGTCCAGCGGCTCTGGGGGATCGGATCCACCGGGTTTTACTGGTATCCTGGTGAGCTTGTCTACATTGATATGACAGACGGCACCTTCCGGCCGGGTGATTCAGTCAGGCTGGATGTCTATGATAGGGAGAGCGGCTCACTCATTTCCCGGTCTGAGAGGACTGCATAA